The proteins below are encoded in one region of Pseudomonas sp. SCB32:
- a CDS encoding sulfite exporter TauE/SafE family protein, translating to MEVGNIGFVIAGLVVGFIVGMTGVGGGSLMTPILLWFGINPAAAVGTDLLYAAITKSGGVLVHRKHDNIDWRITGWLALGSVPAAALTLLFLHNLHADTAAMNNIIKHALGIVLLLTALAVLFKKQALAFAQRHAGDSFHFSGPKLNTLTVITGAVLGAMVALTSIGAGALGTVALFVLYPFLATRRLVGTEIAHAVPLTLVAGLGHASMGNMDWGLLGYLLIGSLPGIYVGSHLAGRIPDGVLRPCLAVMLASIGYKLVF from the coding sequence ATGGAAGTTGGCAATATCGGTTTCGTGATCGCGGGTCTTGTCGTTGGCTTCATCGTCGGTATGACCGGCGTTGGCGGCGGTTCGCTGATGACCCCCATCCTGCTCTGGTTCGGCATCAACCCCGCTGCCGCGGTGGGCACCGACCTGCTGTATGCCGCCATCACCAAGTCCGGCGGCGTCCTGGTTCATCGCAAGCACGACAATATCGACTGGCGCATCACCGGCTGGCTTGCCCTGGGCAGCGTACCGGCGGCGGCATTGACCCTGCTGTTCCTGCACAACCTGCACGCCGATACCGCGGCGATGAACAACATCATCAAGCATGCCCTGGGCATCGTCCTGCTGCTCACCGCGCTGGCGGTCCTGTTCAAGAAGCAGGCACTGGCCTTCGCCCAGCGCCATGCCGGCGACAGCTTCCATTTCAGCGGTCCGAAGCTGAATACCCTGACCGTCATCACCGGCGCCGTTCTCGGTGCCATGGTCGCGCTGACCTCCATCGGCGCCGGCGCACTGGGCACCGTTGCACTGTTCGTGCTCTATCCGTTCCTCGCTACCCGTCGCCTCGTAGGCACCGAGATCGCCCACGCGGTGCCGCTGACCCTCGTCGCCGGCCTCGGCCATGCCAGCATGGGCAACATGGACTGGGGCCTGCTCGGCTACCTGCTGATCGGCTCGCTGCCCGGCATCTACGTCGGCAGTCACCTGGCCGGCCGTATTCCGGATGGCGTGCTGCGTCCTTGCCTGGCGGTGATGCTGGCCTCGATCGGCTACAAGCTGGTCTTCTGA
- a CDS encoding AraC family transcriptional regulator, with translation MSTPAPWSPRRSAVSVQLLTQFALDHGLNLEQCLGGTGLDIGVLADPGAEVDAEQELSLVRNLARHLGHIPGIGLKAGLRYHLNTYGIWGFALLSSATFLSAARLGLRYLDLTYAFHRMRLEEHDGEAHLLLDDEAIPEDLRDFLIERDGGGVLRIQRDLTNQPAPVRQVSFRREAPSDVQPYIDELGVRPLFGQTENRIIFDSRILELPLPGANPEVALRCEEQCRALLARRQVRTGLSGQIRDRLLATPGRLPDMEQMAEAMHMTSRTLRRRLDAEGSSFRALVDEVRQALAEELLATGVIRLEEIAERLGYGEVSNFIHAFRRWKGVPPGRFRRS, from the coding sequence ATGTCCACCCCTGCCCCCTGGTCGCCCCGCCGCAGCGCCGTCAGCGTGCAGCTGCTGACCCAATTCGCCCTGGACCACGGTCTGAATCTGGAGCAGTGCCTGGGCGGCACCGGCCTGGATATCGGCGTGCTCGCCGACCCCGGTGCGGAAGTGGACGCCGAGCAGGAACTGAGCCTGGTGCGCAACCTCGCCCGGCACCTGGGACACATCCCCGGCATCGGCCTCAAGGCCGGCCTGCGTTACCACCTCAACACCTACGGCATCTGGGGCTTCGCGCTGCTCAGCAGCGCCACCTTCCTCAGCGCCGCGCGCCTGGGTCTGCGCTACCTCGACCTCACCTACGCCTTCCATCGCATGCGCCTGGAGGAGCATGACGGCGAGGCGCACCTGCTGCTGGACGACGAAGCCATCCCGGAAGACCTGCGCGACTTCCTGATCGAACGCGACGGCGGCGGCGTGCTGCGCATCCAGCGCGACCTGACCAACCAGCCGGCACCCGTGCGCCAGGTCAGCTTCCGCCGTGAAGCGCCCAGCGATGTGCAGCCCTACATCGACGAACTGGGGGTACGGCCACTGTTCGGCCAGACGGAGAATCGCATCATCTTCGACAGCCGCATCCTCGAACTGCCGCTGCCCGGCGCCAATCCGGAAGTGGCCCTGCGCTGCGAAGAGCAGTGCCGCGCCCTGCTCGCACGCCGCCAGGTGCGCACCGGGTTGTCCGGGCAGATCCGCGACCGTTTGCTGGCCACGCCGGGACGGCTGCCGGACATGGAGCAGATGGCCGAGGCGATGCACATGACGTCACGCACCCTGCGCCGCCGCCTGGATGCCGAAGGCAGCAGCTTCCGCGCACTGGTGGATGAGGTACGCCAGGCCCTGGCCGAGGAACTGCTGGCCACGGGTGTGATTCGCCTGGAGGAGATTGCCGAGCGGCTCGGCTATGGGGAGGTGTCGAACTTCATCCACGCCTTCCGCCGCTGGAAAGGCGTACCGCCGGGGCGTTTCCGCCGGAGCTGA
- a CDS encoding NAD(P)/FAD-dependent oxidoreductase, which translates to MTNTSPGSAAVRVLIIGAGFASLGLAIRLKQAGIDDFLILEKAADVGGCWRENRYPGAACDVPSHLYSFSFEPKADWSRKFAPQAEILDYARHCADKYGLRERIRFHCEVSAASFDEAAGEWRVTCANGEELRAQSLVCALGQLSRPLIPHLPGIERFQGKAFHSAQWDDEAKLQGSRVAVIGTGASAIQFVPQVAPKAAELLLFQRSAAYVIPKPDRPYAAWERRLKARLPWLQRLDRGLKYVQHEARALAFTVFPALMKMMRLSFHRHLHRGIPDADLRARLEPDYPLGCKRILISNDYYPALARSNVKLVDTGIREVTEDAIVTRDGQRHPVDTIIYGTGFAATEFLAPMRVQGLGGRELNQAWKEGAEAYKGISVSGFPNLFILYGPNTNLGHNSIIYMLESQFPYVLGCLQRIRREGLKYLDVKPQVQQRFNQHLQHELRQTIWERGCNSWYKTASGRNTVNWPGFTFRYRQQTRQPEFADYDCIR; encoded by the coding sequence ATGACAAACACTTCCCCCGGGTCGGCTGCCGTGCGCGTGCTGATCATCGGTGCCGGTTTTGCCAGTCTGGGCCTGGCGATCCGTCTGAAACAGGCGGGCATCGACGACTTCCTGATCCTCGAAAAGGCCGCCGACGTCGGCGGCTGCTGGCGCGAGAACCGCTATCCAGGCGCTGCCTGCGACGTGCCCTCGCACCTGTATTCCTTCTCCTTCGAACCCAAGGCCGACTGGTCGCGCAAGTTCGCGCCACAGGCGGAAATTCTCGATTACGCGCGGCACTGCGCGGACAAGTACGGCCTGCGCGAACGCATCCGTTTCCACTGCGAGGTCAGCGCGGCGAGCTTCGACGAGGCGGCCGGAGAGTGGCGGGTGACCTGTGCCAACGGCGAGGAGTTGCGCGCCCAGTCGCTGGTCTGTGCGCTCGGCCAATTGAGCCGCCCGCTGATCCCGCACTTGCCGGGTATCGAGCGCTTCCAGGGCAAGGCTTTCCATTCCGCACAATGGGATGACGAGGCAAAGCTGCAAGGCAGCCGCGTGGCGGTGATCGGCACCGGCGCCAGCGCCATCCAGTTCGTGCCGCAAGTCGCGCCGAAAGCCGCCGAGCTGCTGCTGTTCCAGCGCAGCGCGGCCTACGTGATCCCGAAGCCGGACCGTCCCTACGCCGCCTGGGAGCGTCGCCTGAAGGCGCGCCTGCCATGGCTGCAGCGGCTGGACCGGGGGCTCAAGTACGTCCAGCACGAGGCACGGGCGCTGGCCTTCACGGTGTTCCCGGCGCTGATGAAGATGATGCGCCTGAGCTTCCACCGCCATCTGCACCGGGGCATTCCCGACGCCGACCTGCGTGCGCGCCTGGAGCCGGACTACCCGTTGGGCTGCAAGCGCATCCTGATCAGCAACGACTACTACCCGGCGCTGGCGCGCAGCAATGTGAAGCTGGTCGACACCGGCATCCGCGAAGTCACCGAGGACGCCATCGTCACCCGTGACGGCCAACGCCATCCGGTGGATACGATCATTTACGGCACTGGTTTCGCCGCTACCGAGTTCCTCGCGCCTATGCGCGTCCAGGGGCTGGGCGGACGCGAGCTGAACCAGGCCTGGAAAGAGGGCGCGGAAGCCTACAAGGGCATCAGCGTGAGTGGTTTTCCCAACCTGTTCATCCTCTATGGGCCGAACACCAACCTGGGGCACAACTCGATCATCTACATGCTGGAAAGCCAGTTCCCCTACGTGCTCGGTTGTCTGCAACGAATCCGGCGCGAGGGTCTGAAGTACCTGGACGTGAAACCCCAGGTGCAGCAGCGCTTCAACCAGCACCTGCAGCACGAGCTGCGCCAGACCATCTGGGAGCGCGGCTGCAACAGCTGGTACAAGACCGCCAGCGGCCGCAACACCGTCAACTGGCCGGGCTTCACCTTCCGCTATCGTCAACAGACTCGTCAGCCGGAGTTCGCCGACTATGACTGCATCCGTTGA
- a CDS encoding alpha/beta hydrolase has translation MTASVEPQVPLSLGQKFLTAALRGLLNLLFRGLMGPQLPVKAQRALLRGLTAATLTPRGVHREQTTLGGLPCEVWRPREGGAGTVILYLHGGAYLVGSPATHRAITANLARFCRAEVWVVDYRLAPEYGFPAQRDDAVAAYRALLEKDIPPSAIAVAGDSAGGHLTLQLALQAKALGLPAPGALVTFSPVTDLTAEHLHAPAAGDPLITRAWLDSAMAMFCPPEVSRSDAQLSPLHADLTGLPPLLIQVGEDEVLRNDSLRFVDAARRYGAVVKLQRFPNCWHVFQAHAGVLKVADRALQDVANFIAQHLQGVRR, from the coding sequence ATGACTGCATCCGTTGAGCCCCAGGTGCCGCTGTCCCTTGGCCAGAAGTTTCTCACCGCCGCCCTGCGGGGCCTGCTCAACCTGCTGTTCCGTGGCCTGATGGGGCCGCAGTTGCCGGTCAAGGCGCAGCGCGCGCTGCTGCGCGGATTGACCGCCGCGACCCTCACACCGCGCGGTGTGCATCGTGAGCAGACGACGCTGGGCGGGCTGCCCTGCGAGGTCTGGCGGCCTCGCGAGGGCGGGGCGGGGACGGTGATTCTCTACCTGCACGGCGGCGCCTATCTGGTCGGTTCGCCGGCCACCCACCGGGCCATCACCGCTAACCTGGCGCGCTTCTGCAGGGCTGAGGTGTGGGTGGTGGATTACCGGCTGGCGCCGGAGTACGGATTCCCGGCCCAGCGCGACGATGCCGTGGCGGCCTACCGCGCGTTGCTGGAAAAGGACATCCCGCCCTCGGCCATCGCCGTTGCCGGGGATTCCGCCGGCGGCCACCTGACCCTGCAGCTCGCGTTGCAGGCGAAGGCGCTCGGCTTGCCGGCTCCCGGCGCGCTGGTGACCTTCTCGCCGGTGACCGATCTGACCGCCGAGCACCTGCACGCGCCGGCGGCGGGCGACCCGCTGATCACCCGCGCCTGGCTGGATAGCGCGATGGCGATGTTCTGTCCGCCGGAGGTGAGTCGGAGCGATGCGCAGCTGTCGCCGCTGCATGCTGATCTCACCGGCCTGCCGCCGTTGCTGATCCAGGTCGGTGAGGATGAAGTGCTGCGCAACGACAGCCTGCGTTTCGTCGATGCCGCGCGGCGCTACGGCGCCGTCGTCAAGCTGCAGCGCTTCCCGAACTGCTGGCACGTGTTCCAGGCCCACGCCGGAGTACTGAAGGTGGCCGACCGCGCCTTGCAGGACGTCGCCAATTTCATTGCCCAACATCTGCAGGGAGTGCGTCGATGA
- a CDS encoding SDR family oxidoreductase: MNTILISGAASGIGAATARLFHRNGWRVGLIDLNPEPLAELAVELGGAWRRALDVTDAEAVAAAVQAFAEACGGGLRLLFNCAGILRFGRFEDISLAEHNRIIAINVQGVLNCCYAALPFLKRTPGAQVLNMGSASGLYGVPQMASYSASKFAVRGLTEALELEWREQGIRVADLMPPFVRTPMVASQTVEPPVLRRLGVTLSAEDIAEAAWRQAQSRAVHRPIGALFRAMYWSGQLSPPALNRWVMAWLSRA; the protein is encoded by the coding sequence ATGAACACCATCCTCATCAGTGGCGCGGCCTCGGGAATCGGCGCCGCGACCGCACGGCTGTTCCACCGCAACGGCTGGCGTGTCGGCCTGATCGATCTGAATCCCGAGCCGCTGGCGGAGCTTGCCGTCGAACTCGGTGGCGCCTGGCGACGGGCACTGGATGTCACCGATGCCGAGGCGGTAGCTGCGGCCGTGCAGGCGTTCGCCGAGGCCTGCGGCGGTGGCTTGCGTCTGCTGTTCAACTGCGCAGGCATCCTGCGTTTCGGCCGTTTCGAGGACATCAGCCTGGCGGAGCACAACCGGATCATCGCGATCAATGTGCAGGGCGTGCTCAACTGCTGCTACGCCGCGCTGCCGTTCCTCAAGCGCACGCCGGGCGCGCAGGTGCTGAACATGGGCTCGGCCTCCGGGCTGTATGGCGTACCGCAGATGGCCAGTTATTCCGCCTCCAAGTTCGCCGTACGCGGGCTGACCGAGGCGCTGGAACTGGAGTGGCGCGAGCAGGGTATTCGCGTTGCCGACCTGATGCCGCCCTTCGTGCGCACGCCGATGGTCGCCAGCCAGACCGTCGAGCCGCCGGTGCTGCGCCGCCTGGGGGTGACCCTGAGCGCCGAGGACATTGCCGAGGCGGCGTGGCGCCAGGCCCAGAGCAGGGCGGTGCACCGGCCCATCGGGGCGCTGTTCCGGGCGATGTACTGGTCCGGCCAGCTGTCGCCGCCGGCGCTCAATCGCTGGGTAATGGCCTGGCTCAGCCGCGCCTGA
- a CDS encoding DMT family transporter has protein sequence MPFAFACLALSMLLVGGNIAIGKLILADVPVYLFAALRFLIASLVLLPGMCLRDVRRGLDRRACGGLFLQAFFGCFLFSLCMLHGVLLTSATSAGIITSATPSVIALLAWLWLRERISAPQLLAIVLAVTGIAALNLLEHPESRSGSVAGNLLVLGAVLAEALFAVFSRRLSLSVRPWAMAFGVNLAGLLLFLPFAVPQALAFDWSLPSASTWGWLLFYALSASVLSFLFWYRGISQVPANVAGLFTGLMPVSSALVGVLLLGEHFGGGHALGMLLVLTALVLGTRRAGLPPVATAGADVAK, from the coding sequence ATGCCATTCGCCTTCGCCTGCCTGGCCCTGTCGATGCTGCTCGTCGGGGGCAACATTGCCATCGGCAAGCTGATCCTCGCCGACGTCCCGGTCTACCTGTTCGCCGCCTTGCGCTTTCTCATCGCCAGCCTGGTACTGCTGCCGGGCATGTGCCTGCGCGATGTCCGCCGCGGACTCGACCGTCGGGCCTGCGGCGGGCTGTTCCTGCAGGCCTTCTTCGGCTGTTTCCTGTTCAGCCTGTGCATGCTGCATGGCGTGCTGCTGACCTCTGCGACAAGCGCCGGGATCATCACCAGCGCCACGCCGAGCGTGATCGCGCTACTCGCCTGGCTCTGGCTGCGTGAGCGGATCAGCGCCCCGCAGCTGTTGGCGATCGTGCTGGCGGTAACGGGAATTGCCGCGCTGAACCTGCTGGAGCACCCGGAGAGCCGCAGCGGCAGCGTGGCCGGCAACCTGCTGGTGCTCGGGGCGGTGCTGGCCGAGGCACTGTTCGCGGTGTTTTCGCGCCGCCTGTCGCTCAGCGTGCGGCCCTGGGCCATGGCCTTTGGCGTCAATCTGGCGGGCCTGCTGCTGTTCCTGCCGTTCGCCGTGCCGCAGGCGCTGGCCTTCGATTGGAGCCTGCCCAGCGCGTCGACCTGGGGCTGGCTGCTGTTCTATGCGCTGAGTGCCAGCGTGTTGTCCTTCCTGTTCTGGTATCGCGGTATCTCGCAGGTTCCGGCGAATGTCGCCGGGTTGTTTACCGGCCTGATGCCGGTCAGCTCCGCGTTGGTCGGCGTCCTGCTGCTGGGCGAGCATTTCGGTGGTGGACACGCGCTGGGCATGCTGCTGGTCCTGACCGCGCTGGTGCTGGGCACACGTCGCGCCGGGCTGCCGCCTGTCGCCACCGCTGGGGCCGACGTGGCGAAGTAG
- a CDS encoding ribonuclease E inhibitor RraB — protein sequence MEKPLSEDISVNVLRRMKEGGFDFARIHPIDFFAIFPDEQNARKAARQFRGESLRVQVEARDDGGWNLQISKVMFATHAGIGAFEHDLEEVVAPLGGILDGWGVTQEVSSLRP from the coding sequence ATGGAAAAGCCCCTCTCGGAAGATATCAGCGTCAACGTGTTGCGCAGGATGAAGGAAGGTGGCTTCGATTTCGCTCGTATTCATCCCATTGATTTTTTCGCCATCTTTCCTGATGAACAGAATGCCCGTAAGGCCGCCCGGCAATTCCGCGGCGAGTCGCTGAGGGTGCAGGTCGAAGCCCGCGACGATGGCGGGTGGAACCTGCAGATCAGCAAGGTGATGTTCGCGACTCATGCGGGCATCGGCGCTTTCGAACACGACCTGGAGGAAGTCGTGGCGCCACTGGGAGGTATTCTGGACGGCTGGGGCGTGACCCAGGAAGTGAGCTCCCTGCGTCCCTAG
- a CDS encoding type 1 glutamine amidotransferase, whose amino-acid sequence MTDILILTHVDFCPPGHLATVLDRCNLSFEVRRADLDELQGYDLERPKAVAIMGGPMSVNDDTPWLRAEIAAIRRFIERDVPMIGHCLGGQLLAKALGADIRRLPYTEMGWQPMRRLESQSPWLAHLPDEFPIYQWHGDTFELPEGATHLLSSPWCENQAFSFGERILGLQGHPEMTEELVSGWINGWPEYLDPSQPSQESADVMLAELPRKIAAMNRVAEGFYGHWLKLAGLV is encoded by the coding sequence ATGACCGATATTCTGATTCTGACCCACGTCGATTTCTGCCCGCCGGGCCATCTGGCCACGGTGCTGGACCGTTGCAACCTGTCGTTCGAGGTGCGTCGCGCCGACCTCGATGAACTGCAGGGCTATGACCTGGAGCGGCCGAAGGCGGTCGCCATCATGGGCGGGCCGATGAGCGTCAACGACGATACGCCGTGGCTGCGAGCGGAGATCGCCGCGATCCGTCGTTTCATCGAGCGCGACGTGCCGATGATCGGCCACTGCCTGGGCGGACAACTGCTGGCCAAGGCGCTGGGCGCGGATATCCGCCGCCTGCCCTATACCGAGATGGGCTGGCAGCCGATGCGCCGCCTGGAGTCGCAGAGCCCGTGGCTGGCGCACCTGCCGGACGAATTCCCGATCTACCAGTGGCATGGCGATACCTTCGAGCTGCCCGAGGGCGCGACGCACCTGCTCTCCAGCCCCTGGTGCGAGAACCAGGCGTTCAGCTTCGGCGAGCGTATCCTCGGCCTGCAAGGGCACCCGGAAATGACCGAGGAGCTGGTGAGCGGCTGGATCAACGGCTGGCCGGAATATCTCGACCCCAGCCAGCCGAGCCAGGAAAGCGCGGACGTGATGCTGGCCGAGCTGCCGCGGAAGATTGCGGCGATGAATCGCGTGGCGGAAGGGTTCTACGGCCACTGGCTGAAGCTGGCTGGGCTGGTCTGA